A region from the Streptomyces sp. NBC_01445 genome encodes:
- a CDS encoding gamma-glutamyl-gamma-aminobutyrate hydrolase family protein: MSRPVIGIASYRDRARWNIWDTDATVLQQGYVDGVRRAGGRAVVLPPDDTDADVVARLDGLLLPGGADVDPARYGAARHPRTDTPSADRDAGELLLLEAALATGLPVLGVCRGLQLLALAYGGTLHQHLPDLVGHSGHCPAEGVFGRHPVHLVPGSRAAALYGELAEVNSHHHQAVLDPGGLHVTGRSEDGVVEAAEDPSRPFVLGVQWHPEVSDDRKLFAAFVAACTTRSLRTAASV; this comes from the coding sequence GTGAGCCGGCCGGTCATCGGCATCGCCTCGTACCGCGACCGCGCGCGCTGGAACATCTGGGACACGGACGCGACGGTGCTCCAGCAGGGGTACGTCGACGGGGTGCGCCGGGCGGGCGGCCGTGCCGTCGTGCTGCCGCCCGACGACACCGACGCGGACGTGGTGGCCCGTCTCGACGGGCTCCTGCTGCCCGGCGGCGCCGACGTCGACCCCGCGCGCTACGGTGCCGCCCGCCATCCGCGCACGGACACTCCGTCGGCCGACCGGGACGCCGGGGAGCTGCTGCTGCTCGAGGCGGCGCTCGCCACGGGACTGCCCGTCCTCGGGGTGTGCCGCGGGCTCCAGCTGCTCGCCCTCGCCTACGGCGGCACCCTGCACCAGCATCTGCCCGATCTGGTCGGGCACAGCGGCCACTGCCCGGCCGAGGGTGTCTTCGGCCGGCACCCCGTGCACCTGGTGCCCGGCAGCCGGGCCGCCGCGCTGTACGGGGAGCTGGCCGAGGTCAACTCGCACCACCATCAGGCCGTGCTCGATCCGGGCGGACTGCACGTGACCGGACGTAGCGAGGACGGCGTGGTGGAGGCGGCCGAGGACCCGTCCAGGCCGTTCGTCCTCGGCGTCCAGTGGCACCCCGAAGTCTCCGACGACCGGAAGCTGTTCGCGGCGTTCGTCGCGGCCTGCACCACCCGGTCACTGCGCACAGCGGCATCCGTCTGA
- a CDS encoding isochorismatase family cysteine hydrolase, translating into MSKVAVLTNDLQYDLVNKNQERIDAVAEATPSFSGFLKDMRQRGHHVLHLQLINKADDPVAERYEGGRLPAQKGTQGAEILPVFLDDTDILVEKNKDSGFYETDLHERLQALGVETVIVTGMQGQICVQTTAADAFFRGYNVWVPSDCVVSAQEHDKVRALDWLDGYCATVAPSDEIVRVLDADGDLPRKVFRTP; encoded by the coding sequence ATGAGCAAGGTCGCGGTCCTCACCAATGACCTTCAGTACGACCTGGTGAACAAGAACCAGGAGCGCATCGACGCCGTGGCGGAGGCCACCCCCAGCTTCTCGGGCTTCCTCAAGGACATGCGCCAGCGCGGCCACCACGTGCTGCACCTGCAGCTGATCAACAAGGCGGACGACCCGGTCGCCGAGCGGTACGAGGGCGGCCGACTGCCCGCGCAGAAGGGCACCCAGGGCGCCGAGATCCTGCCCGTCTTCCTGGACGACACCGACATCCTCGTCGAGAAGAACAAGGACAGCGGCTTCTACGAGACGGACCTGCACGAGCGGCTGCAGGCCCTCGGCGTCGAGACCGTCATCGTGACCGGCATGCAGGGCCAGATCTGCGTGCAGACCACGGCCGCCGACGCGTTCTTCCGCGGCTACAACGTCTGGGTCCCCAGCGACTGCGTCGTCTCGGCCCAGGAGCACGACAAGGTGCGCGCCCTGGACTGGCTGGACGGCTACTGCGCGACCGTGGCGCCGTCCGATGAGATCGTCCGCGTCCTCGACGCCGACGGCGACCTGCCGCGCAAGGTGTTCCGCACCCCCTGA
- the hypE gene encoding hydrogenase expression/formation protein HypE, which yields MPTATTSFLDQKIVLDHGTGARLSRELVEFVVEVLGDVYLGEMEDSAILPPLDGALAMTTDSFVVDPPFFGNGDIGKIAVCGTVNDLAVAGAEPRYLTLAMILESGFPLSGLHRALESVRDTAREAGIKIVAGDTKVVGEGEADGIFLNTTGVGVFTSPPKRMKDVAVGDKILLSGPIGDHTIHLLSVREGLGFEKNVLSDCAPLNNMIDTVRGAVPESAVRSMRDVTRGGLNAVLHEYASALGHAVRVEEEALPISFETAMAADMLGINPINCANEGCLALFVAPEHADEVLRVLRSHPYGKDAVIVGEVTARPEPVVEMAGKDGRIQEIEELQGAELPRLC from the coding sequence TTGCCGACGGCCACGACGTCCTTTCTGGACCAGAAAATCGTCCTTGACCACGGGACCGGGGCCCGGCTCAGCCGGGAACTCGTCGAGTTCGTCGTGGAGGTGCTCGGGGACGTCTACCTCGGCGAGATGGAGGACAGCGCCATCCTCCCGCCGCTGGACGGCGCTCTCGCCATGACCACCGACTCCTTCGTGGTGGACCCGCCGTTCTTCGGCAACGGCGACATCGGCAAGATCGCGGTGTGCGGCACCGTCAACGACCTCGCGGTGGCCGGCGCCGAGCCCCGCTACCTCACCCTGGCGATGATCCTGGAGAGCGGGTTCCCGCTCTCCGGGCTGCACCGCGCCCTGGAGTCCGTCCGGGACACCGCGCGCGAGGCGGGCATCAAGATCGTCGCCGGTGACACCAAGGTCGTCGGGGAGGGCGAGGCCGACGGCATCTTCCTCAACACCACCGGCGTCGGCGTCTTCACCTCCCCGCCCAAGCGCATGAAGGACGTGGCCGTAGGCGACAAGATCCTGCTCAGCGGCCCCATCGGCGACCACACCATCCATCTCCTCTCGGTGCGCGAGGGCCTCGGCTTCGAGAAGAACGTGCTCAGCGACTGCGCCCCGCTGAACAACATGATCGACACGGTCCGCGGCGCGGTGCCCGAGTCCGCGGTGCGCTCCATGCGCGACGTGACGCGCGGCGGCCTCAACGCGGTGCTGCACGAGTACGCCTCCGCCCTCGGCCACGCCGTACGGGTCGAGGAGGAGGCGCTGCCGATCAGCTTCGAGACGGCGATGGCCGCGGACATGCTCGGCATCAACCCGATCAACTGCGCCAACGAGGGCTGTCTGGCGCTGTTCGTGGCGCCCGAGCACGCGGACGAGGTCCTGCGCGTGCTGCGCAGCCACCCCTACGGCAAGGACGCCGTCATCGTCGGCGAGGTCACCGCACGCCCGGAGCCGGTCGTGGAGATGGCCGGCAAGGACGGCCGGATCCAGGAGATCGAGGAACTGCAGGGCGCCGAACTTCCCCGGCTGTGCTGA
- the hypF gene encoding carbamoyltransferase HypF, which translates to MAETEQWLIRVTGVVQGVGYRPFVHTLATGLDLRGWVLNDTLGVQTEVSGGAGELAEFAGALKDRAPLLARVEEVRVESRTPRAAGDLPTGFEIRESRRTGRANTIVAPDSHVCDDCLREVLDPADRRFRYPFTNCTHCGPRYSLIKGLPYDREKTTMAVFAMCEDCRAEYVNPADRRYHAQPTACPRCGPKVTLSAPDGVVAEAEEALTRTIRALADGQIVAVKSVGGFHLAVNARDAAAVARLRRRKKRDSKPFAVMAAGLDETAGIAHITDAERELLRSPARPIVLLRKLPGALPEEVAPRNPNLGVMLPSAPLHQLLLDRPESDVLVMTSGNISGQPIAYRNEDALAELFEVADLILHHDRDIHVRVDDSVVRSSVHPALDEPIITFLRRSRGYAPYPVKVDDIAGPVIAYGAELKTTVALGDGNEVYVSQHIGDLKNDETYASHREAAAHLAELYELKPRHAACDLHPAFRARVLAGTDRPDDVVEVQHHHAHMASCMAENRLSGPTIGVVFDGAGYGEDGTIWGGEFLVGDFASVRRAAHLRPVPLLGGDKAVAEPVRTGYALALQALGSPERAVAAFPALEILDDRKRTVFATMAERGIQAPPVSSMGRLFDAVAALLGVCAYAEYEAHGPIELEGLLGRDLALTAPYAFGLQQEGDTELVDPRPLVRAIAADLARGTGVTDISRRFHSTVVDMVVKRCSALRERTGIRQVVLSGGVFLNEFLQVNCLVELRRAGFDAHAHRLVPTNDGGIALGQVMVANARLRDSPDITDSPDTPNPGTNECR; encoded by the coding sequence ATGGCAGAGACCGAGCAGTGGCTGATCCGGGTGACCGGGGTGGTGCAGGGCGTGGGCTACCGGCCCTTCGTGCACACCCTGGCCACCGGCCTGGACCTGAGAGGCTGGGTCCTCAACGACACGCTGGGCGTCCAGACCGAGGTGTCCGGCGGGGCCGGCGAACTCGCGGAATTCGCGGGGGCGCTCAAGGACCGCGCCCCGCTGCTCGCCCGCGTCGAAGAGGTGCGCGTGGAGTCGCGGACGCCCCGGGCGGCCGGTGACCTGCCGACGGGCTTCGAGATCCGGGAGAGCCGGCGCACCGGGCGGGCGAACACCATCGTCGCCCCGGACTCGCACGTGTGCGACGACTGTCTGCGCGAGGTCCTCGACCCCGCCGACCGCCGGTTCCGCTACCCGTTCACCAACTGCACCCACTGCGGGCCCCGTTACTCCCTGATCAAGGGCCTGCCCTACGACCGTGAGAAGACCACGATGGCCGTCTTCGCGATGTGCGAGGACTGCCGCGCCGAGTATGTGAACCCCGCGGACCGCCGCTACCACGCGCAGCCCACCGCCTGCCCGCGGTGCGGCCCGAAGGTGACCCTGTCCGCGCCCGACGGGGTGGTGGCCGAGGCCGAAGAGGCGCTGACGCGCACCATCAGGGCGCTCGCCGACGGCCAGATCGTCGCCGTCAAGAGCGTCGGCGGGTTCCACCTCGCGGTGAACGCGCGTGACGCGGCGGCCGTGGCCCGGCTGCGGCGCCGCAAGAAGCGGGACTCCAAGCCGTTCGCGGTGATGGCCGCGGGCCTCGACGAGACGGCCGGGATCGCCCACATCACGGACGCCGAGCGGGAGTTGCTGCGTTCCCCGGCCCGCCCCATCGTGCTGCTGCGCAAGCTGCCGGGCGCACTGCCCGAGGAGGTCGCCCCGCGCAACCCGAACCTCGGTGTGATGCTGCCGTCGGCTCCGCTGCACCAACTGCTTCTCGACCGGCCGGAGTCGGACGTCCTCGTGATGACCAGCGGGAACATCTCCGGCCAGCCGATCGCGTACCGCAACGAGGACGCGCTGGCCGAGCTGTTCGAGGTCGCCGACCTGATCCTGCACCACGACCGGGACATCCACGTCCGCGTGGACGACTCGGTGGTACGCAGCTCCGTGCACCCGGCCCTGGACGAGCCGATCATCACGTTCCTGCGGCGCTCGCGCGGCTACGCCCCCTACCCGGTGAAGGTCGACGACATCGCCGGACCGGTCATCGCGTACGGCGCGGAGCTCAAGACCACGGTCGCGCTCGGCGACGGCAACGAGGTCTACGTCAGCCAGCACATCGGCGACCTGAAGAACGACGAGACCTACGCCTCGCACCGCGAGGCCGCGGCCCACCTCGCCGAACTGTACGAGCTGAAGCCCCGGCACGCCGCCTGCGACCTGCACCCCGCCTTCAGGGCCCGGGTGCTGGCCGGGACCGACCGGCCCGACGACGTCGTCGAGGTCCAGCACCACCATGCCCACATGGCGTCCTGCATGGCCGAGAACCGGCTCAGCGGACCCACCATCGGCGTCGTCTTCGACGGCGCCGGCTACGGCGAGGACGGCACCATCTGGGGCGGCGAGTTCCTCGTCGGCGACTTCGCCTCGGTGCGCCGGGCGGCCCATCTACGGCCGGTCCCGCTGCTCGGCGGCGACAAGGCGGTGGCCGAGCCGGTGCGCACCGGATACGCGCTCGCGCTGCAGGCACTCGGCTCCCCCGAGCGGGCCGTCGCCGCGTTCCCCGCGCTGGAGATCCTCGACGACCGCAAGCGCACCGTGTTCGCGACCATGGCCGAACGCGGCATCCAGGCCCCGCCGGTGTCCAGCATGGGACGGCTCTTCGACGCGGTGGCCGCCCTGCTCGGCGTGTGCGCCTACGCCGAGTACGAGGCACACGGCCCGATCGAACTGGAGGGGCTGCTGGGCCGCGACCTCGCCCTGACCGCGCCCTACGCCTTCGGACTCCAGCAGGAGGGCGACACCGAGCTCGTCGACCCGAGGCCGCTCGTGCGGGCGATCGCCGCGGACCTGGCACGCGGCACCGGCGTCACCGACATCAGCCGGCGCTTCCACTCCACGGTGGTCGACATGGTCGTCAAGCGGTGCAGCGCGCTGCGCGAACGCACCGGCATCCGCCAAGTGGTGCTCTCCGGCGGCGTCTTCCTCAACGAGTTCCTTCAGGTCAACTGCCTCGTGGAGCTGCGCAGGGCGGGCTTCGACGCCCATGCCCACCGCCTGGTGCCCACCAACGACGGCGGTATCGCGCTCGGCCAGGTGATGGTCGCGAACGCACGCCTTCGTGACAGCCCGGACATCACAGACAGCCCGGACACCCCGAACCCCGGCACGAACGAATGCCGCTGA
- a CDS encoding amino acid adenylation domain-containing protein — protein sequence MSSNSPSVAARHAAVYAVAPGYSAEDCRAALAGAPWPGPGRLRLWAEPVPAPSDSPAALRRRTRELHGRHGGEGVRLTLLEYADGVRDLVAVTGPGDDGPDRLDRAALAALGPARPLARSGTPSDPGCREVPVPGLGAGGAMATAADLAAALLLIAARTRAQDEPVILDVAVHTTDGVRRVSLRVAALDEDQPVSAYRAWVREQAEQTGAQDGGGPRLALDVDLRPRAVPAVRRLPALDARHPVTVRVTASDTDGTPQVHCWTLPGAPADQLPTDLEQQLAVVAHQLLCGDQNLPLADVALHEPAERARILDLGRTPRAADSGPRRIDQLVRDRAEQTPDAVALRDPQGEHTWTYRELVDRSDRFAAALRGLGVRPGDRVGVCLDRSAQLVSVLLAVMTAGAAYVPLDPTYPADRLAYTADDAGLSLVVVEDDGKDDGNAFADHATVTLPRLRELAAGQGAWEEPGTVGPDDPAYIIYTSGSTGRPKGVVVPHRNVGRLLDATADDFRLGPQDVWTWFHSAAFDFSVWEIWGALGTGGRLVVVPYWTCRSPEDFRALLLDERVTVLNQTPSAFSRLLPLERAAPAPLALRLVVFGGEPLDARALLPWFDTHPESACRMVNMFGITETTVHVTAQTVTRADALASSQSVGRALPGWSVRVLDTRGRLVQPGCVGEIAVGGDGLALEYLGRPELTAERFVPDPDGEGRLYLSGDKGRQLPDGRLEHLGRLDSQVKLRGHRIELDEIRSVLLTHPSVRAAAVVLTRPTDANGEDATLDAYAVLDGADAREVRRHAARLLPEYMLPATVTPLAELPLTVNGKVDVAALPAPRAAGGELPCVADESAQGTLAAVLAAWHTAFGEQVAAGDDFFELGGNSLRALRVVHLLRDAGVRVDVRDVYRLRTPSALAEAASTAPAEAARTA from the coding sequence GTGTCGTCCAACTCCCCTTCGGTCGCCGCCCGGCACGCCGCCGTGTACGCGGTCGCCCCCGGATACTCGGCCGAGGACTGCCGCGCCGCGCTCGCCGGCGCCCCGTGGCCCGGCCCCGGCCGGTTGCGCCTGTGGGCCGAGCCGGTGCCCGCCCCCTCGGACAGCCCCGCTGCCCTGCGCCGCCGCACCCGCGAGCTGCACGGCCGTCACGGGGGCGAAGGTGTCCGGCTCACCCTGCTCGAATACGCCGACGGGGTACGGGATCTGGTGGCCGTGACCGGCCCCGGCGACGACGGCCCCGACCGCCTGGACCGCGCCGCGCTGGCCGCCCTCGGCCCGGCGCGGCCCCTGGCCCGCTCGGGAACCCCTTCGGACCCCGGGTGCCGGGAGGTGCCGGTCCCGGGGCTCGGAGCGGGCGGGGCCATGGCCACGGCCGCGGACCTGGCGGCGGCTCTGCTCCTGATCGCCGCCAGGACGCGGGCGCAGGACGAGCCGGTCATCCTGGACGTCGCCGTCCACACCACCGACGGGGTGCGCCGCGTCTCGCTCCGCGTGGCCGCGTTGGACGAGGACCAGCCGGTGTCCGCCTACCGGGCCTGGGTGCGCGAGCAGGCGGAGCAAACCGGTGCCCAGGACGGCGGCGGGCCGCGGCTCGCCCTCGATGTGGACCTGCGGCCGCGGGCGGTGCCCGCGGTGCGGCGGCTGCCCGCGCTGGACGCCCGCCACCCGGTCACCGTGCGGGTCACCGCCTCCGACACGGACGGCACCCCGCAGGTGCACTGCTGGACCCTGCCCGGAGCGCCCGCGGACCAGCTGCCGACAGACTTGGAGCAGCAACTCGCCGTAGTGGCACACCAGTTGCTGTGCGGGGACCAGAATCTCCCGCTGGCCGACGTCGCGTTGCACGAGCCGGCCGAGCGAGCCCGCATCCTGGATCTCGGCCGCACCCCGCGCGCCGCGGACAGCGGGCCGCGCCGCATCGACCAGCTGGTCCGGGACCGCGCCGAGCAGACCCCGGACGCCGTCGCCCTGAGAGACCCGCAGGGCGAGCACACCTGGACGTACCGCGAACTCGTCGACAGGAGCGACCGGTTCGCGGCCGCTCTGCGAGGGCTCGGTGTGCGCCCGGGCGACCGCGTCGGGGTGTGCCTGGACCGTTCGGCACAGCTGGTGTCGGTGCTCCTCGCGGTGATGACGGCGGGCGCCGCCTACGTACCGCTGGACCCCACCTATCCGGCCGACCGCCTGGCCTACACCGCCGACGACGCGGGCCTGTCCCTGGTGGTGGTCGAGGACGACGGCAAGGACGACGGCAACGCCTTCGCCGACCACGCCACCGTGACCCTGCCGCGCCTGCGGGAACTCGCCGCCGGACAGGGCGCGTGGGAGGAGCCCGGCACGGTGGGGCCGGACGATCCGGCGTACATCATCTACACGTCGGGCTCCACCGGGCGCCCCAAGGGCGTCGTCGTGCCGCACCGCAACGTGGGGCGCCTCCTGGATGCCACGGCCGACGACTTCCGCCTGGGCCCGCAGGACGTGTGGACGTGGTTCCACTCGGCGGCGTTCGACTTCTCGGTCTGGGAGATCTGGGGCGCTCTGGGCACCGGAGGGCGCCTGGTCGTCGTGCCGTACTGGACCTGCCGCTCCCCCGAGGACTTCCGCGCGCTGCTCCTCGACGAACGGGTGACGGTGCTCAACCAGACCCCGTCGGCCTTCTCCCGGCTGCTGCCCCTGGAGCGAGCGGCGCCGGCGCCGCTCGCCCTGAGGCTCGTCGTCTTCGGCGGTGAGCCGCTCGACGCCCGCGCCCTGCTCCCGTGGTTCGACACGCATCCGGAGTCCGCGTGCCGGATGGTCAACATGTTCGGCATCACGGAGACCACCGTGCACGTGACGGCCCAGACCGTCACCCGCGCCGACGCCCTCGCCTCCTCGCAGTCGGTGGGCCGCGCGCTGCCCGGCTGGAGCGTGCGGGTCCTCGACACACGCGGCAGGCTGGTGCAGCCCGGCTGCGTGGGCGAGATAGCGGTCGGCGGGGACGGCCTCGCCCTGGAGTACCTGGGACGGCCCGAGCTGACCGCCGAGCGGTTCGTACCCGACCCGGACGGCGAAGGCCGCCTCTACCTCAGCGGCGACAAGGGCCGGCAGCTGCCCGACGGCCGCCTGGAGCATCTGGGTCGCCTCGACAGCCAGGTCAAGCTGCGCGGTCACCGCATCGAACTCGACGAGATCCGCTCGGTGCTGCTCACCCACCCCTCGGTGCGTGCCGCGGCGGTCGTGCTGACCCGCCCCACGGACGCGAACGGCGAGGACGCCACCCTCGACGCGTACGCCGTACTGGACGGGGCCGACGCCCGCGAGGTCCGCCGGCACGCCGCCCGGCTGCTGCCCGAGTACATGCTGCCCGCCACCGTCACCCCGCTCGCCGAGCTGCCGCTCACCGTGAACGGGAAGGTGGACGTGGCCGCGCTGCCCGCACCCCGGGCCGCCGGCGGTGAACTCCCTTGTGTGGCGGACGAGTCCGCACAGGGCACGCTGGCCGCCGTGCTCGCCGCCTGGCACACCGCGTTCGGCGAACAGGTCGCGGCCGGCGACGACTTCTTCGAGCTGGGCGGCAACTCGCTGCGCGCACTGCGCGTCGTGCACCTGCTGCGGGACGCGGGCGTCCGTGTCGACGTGCGCGACGTGTACCGGCTGCGCACCCCGTCGGCGCTGGCCGAGGCCGCCTCCACGGCGCCCGCCGAGGCGGCGAGGACGGCCTGA